The Raoultibacter phocaeensis genome contains a region encoding:
- a CDS encoding MerR family transcriptional regulator, whose product MIDSLYTVGEMAKRMGVSVRTLQYYDRQGLLVPSAHSEGGRRLYGAQDAIRLQQILSLKYLGLSLDDIKSQLAKSEGEPDVRAIVAQQISIMEAKVDRLQESIRTLRLVMDDIEGSDGVDFASVADALSTIRLVETRNWIELDRFDDGLRTHIERQSETDEQFKLRLACRFERVSNRMFDLAQANVDPTGPEGQAAAKEAWDMIQEFTGGDASLLSQLNAFNKEKGSWPEAMRERQQTIDDFMGRALDCYTRSLSIDLEGGIL is encoded by the coding sequence ATGATAGATTCTCTCTACACCGTGGGGGAGATGGCGAAACGCATGGGCGTTTCGGTGAGGACCCTGCAGTATTACGATCGGCAGGGCCTTCTGGTCCCCTCGGCGCACTCCGAGGGAGGACGGCGTTTGTACGGTGCCCAGGATGCGATCAGGCTCCAGCAGATCCTCTCCCTCAAATACCTGGGCCTTTCGCTCGACGACATCAAAAGCCAGCTTGCGAAAAGCGAAGGCGAACCCGATGTGCGCGCTATTGTGGCCCAGCAGATATCGATCATGGAAGCGAAGGTCGATCGACTGCAGGAGTCGATCCGCACGCTGAGGCTCGTCATGGACGATATCGAGGGATCGGACGGGGTCGATTTCGCCTCCGTCGCCGATGCGCTCTCGACCATTCGCCTCGTTGAAACGCGCAACTGGATCGAACTCGATCGGTTCGACGACGGGTTGCGCACCCATATCGAGCGTCAGAGCGAAACCGACGAGCAGTTCAAGCTGCGCCTCGCTTGCCGGTTCGAGCGCGTTTCGAACCGCATGTTCGACCTTGCGCAGGCCAACGTGGATCCGACGGGGCCTGAGGGGCAGGCGGCGGCAAAAGAGGCATGGGACATGATCCAGGAGTTCACAGGTGGCGATGCGAGCTTGCTATCTCAGCTCAACGCATTCAACAAGGAGAAGGGATCGTGGCCCGAAGCCATGCGGGAGCGCCAGCAGACCATCGATGATTTCATGGGCAGAGCGCTTGACTGCTATACCCGTTCCCTCTCGATCGATTTGGAAGGAGGCATCTTATGA
- a CDS encoding ABC transporter ATP-binding protein produces the protein MRCALSVTGLVKAYGQNQVLKGVSFELRYGEVLALLGMNGAGKTTTMECIEGLRRVDGGTIEVDGRLGVQLQSSSIVSECTVDEAVRLFCVWNHAPAEPILSLFGLEALRKKRYVSLSVGQKRKLHLALALVGDPDIVILDEPTAGLDVESRMRLHDEIRMLKEAGKAVLLSSHDMAEVESLCDRLAVLRGGRIAFAGTPHEFKKHVGTQVLITFKLTRALPATKFSTCTLVEADGERCVVRTPNVARALEEIMAVGGRQGIEVLEVNTEQVSLEQRFLEVSKEGGKS, from the coding sequence ATGAGGTGCGCTCTTTCGGTGACGGGGCTTGTAAAGGCCTACGGCCAGAACCAGGTGCTCAAGGGGGTTTCGTTCGAGCTGCGCTACGGGGAGGTGCTTGCGCTGCTCGGCATGAACGGTGCGGGGAAGACGACGACGATGGAGTGCATCGAAGGACTTCGCCGCGTCGACGGCGGGACCATCGAGGTTGACGGGAGGCTCGGTGTTCAGCTGCAATCGTCGAGTATCGTCAGCGAATGCACGGTTGACGAGGCTGTCAGGTTGTTCTGTGTATGGAACCATGCGCCGGCAGAGCCGATCCTCTCGCTCTTCGGACTCGAGGCTCTGCGAAAGAAGCGGTACGTGTCGCTGTCGGTAGGGCAAAAACGCAAGCTCCATCTTGCGCTTGCGCTCGTCGGCGATCCCGATATCGTCATCCTCGATGAACCGACTGCGGGTCTCGATGTGGAATCGAGGATGCGGCTGCACGATGAAATCCGCATGCTCAAGGAGGCCGGCAAGGCCGTGCTGCTTTCGAGCCACGATATGGCCGAGGTAGAAAGCCTCTGCGACCGTCTAGCGGTGCTGCGCGGCGGACGCATTGCATTTGCAGGCACGCCGCACGAGTTCAAAAAGCATGTGGGCACGCAGGTGCTCATCACGTTCAAGCTTACCCGAGCGCTTCCTGCAACGAAGTTTTCGACCTGCACGCTCGTAGAGGCCGATGGCGAGCGATGCGTGGTGCGCACGCCCAACGTCGCTCGCGCGCTCGAAGAGATCATGGCCGTGGGAGGCCGTCAGGGAATCGAGGTACTCGAGGTGAATACCGAGCAGGTGAGTTTAGAGCAGCGGTTTCTCGAAGTGTCGAAGGAAGGTGGGAAATCATGA
- a CDS encoding ABC transporter permease, translating into MKAFWYGALLQWKIDIRRKDVLVMYYLMPLAFFLFMGGIFSSIDAGMKETLVYAMSVFAVCAGALCGVPTSVVSFYGTGMKNAYKVGGVPVWTAWANSFVSAVLHLAVTTAVIAVLAPIVFGAQPVADLPRFIGVAVSFTLSLIAVGALLGLLAKSQTKLSMAAMMLFLVCIMLSGIMLPDQFLPEAFRTVGEFLPSRWAYEAFSGVEVPRNVGLLLGLCAVCVTLAAVRLKVIASRE; encoded by the coding sequence ATGAAAGCGTTCTGGTACGGGGCTTTGCTCCAGTGGAAAATCGATATCAGGCGCAAGGATGTCCTGGTCATGTACTATCTTATGCCCCTTGCGTTCTTTCTGTTCATGGGAGGCATATTCTCATCGATCGATGCGGGGATGAAGGAGACGCTTGTGTACGCAATGAGCGTGTTCGCCGTGTGCGCGGGTGCGCTGTGCGGTGTGCCGACCTCCGTAGTTTCGTTTTACGGAACCGGCATGAAAAACGCGTACAAGGTGGGTGGTGTGCCGGTGTGGACCGCGTGGGCGAACAGTTTCGTTTCGGCGGTTCTCCACCTTGCGGTGACGACGGCTGTCATAGCCGTGCTGGCTCCGATCGTTTTCGGAGCGCAACCGGTAGCGGATTTGCCCCGTTTCATCGGGGTGGCGGTAAGTTTCACCCTTTCTCTGATAGCGGTAGGCGCGCTGCTCGGGCTGCTTGCAAAGAGTCAGACCAAGCTCTCGATGGCCGCCATGATGCTGTTTTTGGTGTGCATCATGCTTTCGGGAATCATGCTGCCCGATCAGTTTCTGCCCGAGGCATTCAGGACGGTTGGGGAGTTTCTGCCTTCAAGATGGGCCTACGAGGCGTTTTCGGGCGTCGAGGTGCCGAGAAACGTTGGTTTGTTACTCGGATTGTGCGCGGTCTGTGTAACTCTTGCCGCAGTGCGCTTGAAGGTGATCGCAAGCCGAGAATGA